Proteins encoded together in one Catellatospora citrea window:
- a CDS encoding GNAT family N-acetyltransferase — MTNELPEGWSFRPTRDADADDLLALVHASDMTAVGFADFAPEDVAEALAGPFSTVAVTAAGAIAGWGYLENPGTAPRDFLEVYVHPEGGRPAMRPLLARMLAEIERRARERGGEGTVRAGAIPVETYWIESLTAAGFEFVKQYARMQLDLPAPAVAAVPGVTVRPVREDEMPEFFAVLDAAFRDTPDYQPTGYDRWRERFLDGHRVRLDEWFVAEVDGSMAGILQSSEQSEAVNEGWVKHLAVRAEFRKRGVGRALLAAAFARYLANGRVSAGLGVDLANPTEAIRLYTGVGMRAAYQADIYERPALD, encoded by the coding sequence GTGACGAACGAACTTCCCGAGGGCTGGTCATTCCGGCCGACACGCGACGCCGACGCCGACGACCTGCTGGCGCTCGTGCACGCCAGTGACATGACCGCGGTCGGCTTCGCCGACTTCGCCCCGGAGGACGTCGCCGAGGCGCTGGCGGGGCCGTTCAGCACCGTCGCGGTCACCGCCGCCGGTGCGATCGCGGGCTGGGGCTACCTGGAGAACCCGGGCACCGCCCCGCGTGACTTCCTGGAGGTGTACGTGCACCCGGAGGGCGGCCGCCCCGCGATGCGGCCGCTGCTGGCCCGGATGCTCGCGGAGATCGAGCGCCGGGCACGGGAGCGCGGCGGCGAGGGCACGGTCCGGGCCGGGGCCATCCCGGTCGAGACCTACTGGATCGAGTCACTGACCGCGGCGGGCTTCGAGTTCGTGAAGCAGTACGCCCGCATGCAGCTCGACCTGCCGGCGCCGGCGGTCGCCGCGGTGCCCGGCGTGACCGTGCGCCCGGTGCGCGAGGACGAGATGCCGGAGTTCTTCGCGGTGCTGGACGCGGCGTTCCGGGACACGCCCGACTACCAGCCGACCGGCTACGACCGGTGGCGCGAGCGCTTCCTCGACGGGCACCGGGTGCGCCTGGACGAGTGGTTCGTCGCCGAGGTCGACGGGTCCATGGCCGGCATCCTGCAGTCCTCGGAGCAGAGCGAGGCCGTCAACGAGGGCTGGGTGAAGCACCTGGCCGTGCGCGCCGAGTTCCGCAAGCGCGGGGTGGGCCGCGCGCTGCTGGCCGCCGCGTTCGCGCGTTACCTGGCCAACGGCCGGGTGTCGGCGGGTCTCGGCGTGGACCTGGCGAACCCGACCGAGGCCATCCGGCTCTACACCGGGGTGGGCATGCGGGCGGCCTACCAGGCCGACATCTACGAGCGTCCGGCCCTGGACTAG
- a CDS encoding gamma-glutamylcyclotransferase family protein, whose amino-acid sequence MRHYAAYGSNLDPARMRAYCPHSPMVGTGWLEDWRLTFAGEDEVGWEGAVTTIVESPGDRIFVALYDVHPWDEAALDEVEGANAGTYTKLQLRVATLDGSALAYVYVFHGYEGGLPTAWYLSEIANAAEKAGAPDDYVAALRARPTRTVRP is encoded by the coding sequence GTGCGTCATTACGCAGCGTACGGCTCGAACCTGGACCCAGCCCGCATGCGGGCCTACTGTCCGCACTCGCCTATGGTCGGGACCGGCTGGCTCGAAGATTGGCGGCTGACCTTCGCAGGCGAGGACGAGGTCGGCTGGGAAGGCGCGGTCACCACGATCGTCGAATCGCCCGGAGACAGGATCTTCGTGGCGCTCTACGACGTGCACCCGTGGGACGAGGCGGCGCTCGACGAGGTCGAGGGCGCGAACGCGGGCACCTACACCAAGCTGCAGCTACGGGTCGCGACGCTCGACGGCAGCGCGCTGGCCTACGTCTACGTCTTCCACGGCTACGAGGGCGGCCTGCCCACCGCCTGGTACCTGTCGGAGATCGCGAACGCGGCGGAGAAGGCGGGCGCCCCCGACGACTACGTCGCCGCGCTGCGCGCCCGGCCCACCCGCACCGTCCGGCCCTAG
- a CDS encoding NAD(P)H-quinone dehydrogenase: MSRIVIIGGGPAGYEAALVAAQLDADVTVVEADGAGGACVLHDCVPSKTFIASSEVVTSYRDTEEFGVHSEGPGTVTVDAAAVHGRVKRLALAQSGDIHAKLIKAGVTLVRGTAKMGDDTLGHTHRVRVRPADGDAEYAIDAGTVLIATGATPRRLPSAVPDGERILTWRQVYDLPALPEHLIVIGSGVTGAEFASSYLAMGVPVTLVSSRDRVMPHEDADAAMAIERVFRTRGMTILNNSRADAVKRVGDGVEVTLSDGRVVTGSHALMAVGSIPNTADLGLTEYGVTVGPGGYVTVDRVSRTNVPGVYAAGDCTGVLPLASVAAMQGRIAMWHALGEAVAPLRLRTVAANVFTDPELATVGVSQADVDSGKVPARQVMLPLAGNARAKMAGLDDGFIKLFCRPASGIVVGGVVVAPRASELIMPLTMAVENHMTVDQLAHTITIYPSLSGSLAEAARQLMQHDVE, translated from the coding sequence GTGAGTCGGATTGTGATCATCGGTGGCGGCCCCGCCGGATACGAGGCGGCGCTCGTCGCCGCGCAGCTCGACGCGGACGTCACGGTCGTGGAAGCCGACGGTGCCGGCGGCGCCTGCGTGCTGCACGACTGCGTCCCGTCCAAGACCTTCATCGCCAGCTCCGAGGTCGTGACGAGCTATCGCGACACCGAGGAGTTCGGCGTCCACTCCGAGGGCCCGGGGACCGTCACCGTCGACGCCGCCGCGGTGCACGGCCGGGTCAAGCGGCTGGCCCTGGCGCAGTCCGGCGACATCCACGCCAAGCTGATCAAGGCCGGGGTCACCCTGGTCAGGGGCACCGCGAAGATGGGCGACGACACGCTCGGACACACCCACCGGGTGCGGGTGCGCCCGGCCGACGGCGACGCCGAGTACGCCATCGACGCCGGCACGGTGCTGATCGCGACCGGCGCGACGCCGCGCCGGCTGCCGTCGGCGGTGCCCGACGGCGAGCGCATCCTGACCTGGCGGCAGGTGTACGACCTGCCCGCGCTGCCCGAGCACCTGATCGTCATCGGCTCCGGCGTCACCGGCGCCGAGTTCGCCTCGTCCTACCTGGCCATGGGCGTGCCGGTCACCCTGGTGTCGTCCCGCGACCGGGTCATGCCGCACGAGGACGCCGACGCGGCGATGGCCATCGAACGGGTGTTCCGGACCCGCGGCATGACCATCCTGAACAACTCGCGGGCCGACGCGGTCAAGCGGGTCGGCGACGGTGTCGAGGTGACCCTGTCCGACGGCCGGGTGGTCACCGGCTCGCACGCGCTGATGGCGGTCGGCTCCATCCCCAACACCGCCGACCTGGGCCTGACCGAATACGGCGTCACCGTGGGCCCCGGCGGTTACGTCACGGTCGACCGGGTGTCGCGCACCAACGTGCCCGGGGTGTACGCGGCCGGCGACTGCACCGGCGTGCTCCCGCTGGCCAGCGTCGCGGCCATGCAGGGCCGCATCGCGATGTGGCACGCGCTCGGCGAGGCGGTGGCCCCGCTGCGGCTGCGCACCGTCGCCGCGAACGTGTTCACCGACCCGGAGCTGGCCACCGTCGGCGTCTCGCAGGCCGACGTCGACAGCGGCAAGGTCCCGGCCCGGCAGGTCATGCTGCCGCTGGCCGGCAACGCCCGCGCCAAGATGGCCGGCCTCGACGACGGCTTCATCAAGCTGTTCTGCCGCCCGGCCAGCGGCATCGTGGTCGGCGGCGTGGTCGTCGCCCCCCGCGCCAGCGAGCTGATCATGCCGCTGACGATGGCGGTGGAGAACCACATGACCGTGGACCAGCTCGCCCACACCATCACCATCTACCCGTCGCTGAGCGGCAGCCTCGCCGAGGCCGCCCGCCAGCTGATGCAGCACGACGTCGAGTAG
- a CDS encoding AAA family ATPase, which translates to MLDKPSELLERDREWRALAQFAGNPALGASLGLVYGRRRQGKTFMLELLSLAANGFMFTASQLYGPENLRALSEAYRAYTGTEDPVRFADWREAVDALLRLGERGDGPTLVVLDEFPYLLDDEPALPSLIQAALSPLSRAVKQSRTRLILCGSAMTTMRKLLVGTAPLRGRAVLEMNLATLDYRATSQLWGLDGDPDAAFRVHALVGGTPAYLGMSAGPLVEDGFDGWIERGLLNPLSAMFREGNVLLYEQPELVDETLYFSVLNAIAGGACRRSEIAGRLGRPDSSLSHALAVLEEVRLVERVEDALVAKRPVYRIAEPLIRFHQLVIRPREAAIAGLGGDRVWPTVQDTVDAKIYGPHFEQLCREWTLIYASDASRGGFVNQVRSATVACREHRQGHEIDVVALSENSYEPTVIRAIGEAKSGGQPVGTGELERLVHLRELLPSAKAADPVRLLLFARSGFTPDLTRLATQRDDVELVDIGRLYSGS; encoded by the coding sequence ATGCTCGACAAGCCGTCCGAGCTGCTCGAACGTGATCGTGAATGGCGGGCGCTGGCGCAGTTCGCAGGCAACCCCGCCCTCGGCGCGTCACTGGGCCTGGTCTACGGCCGCCGTCGGCAGGGCAAGACCTTCATGCTGGAGTTGCTGAGCCTCGCCGCGAACGGCTTCATGTTCACCGCCTCCCAGCTCTACGGCCCGGAGAACCTGCGCGCCCTGAGCGAGGCATACCGCGCCTACACGGGCACCGAGGATCCGGTGCGCTTCGCCGACTGGCGGGAGGCGGTCGACGCGCTGCTGCGACTCGGCGAGCGTGGGGACGGCCCGACGCTCGTCGTGCTCGACGAGTTCCCGTACCTGCTGGACGACGAGCCGGCGCTGCCGTCGCTGATCCAGGCCGCACTGAGCCCGCTGAGCCGCGCGGTGAAGCAGAGCCGGACCCGGCTGATCTTGTGCGGCAGCGCCATGACGACGATGCGGAAGTTGCTGGTCGGCACCGCACCGCTGCGCGGCCGGGCGGTGCTGGAGATGAACCTCGCCACCCTCGACTACCGGGCCACGTCCCAGCTGTGGGGACTGGACGGCGATCCGGACGCGGCCTTCCGGGTGCACGCGCTGGTCGGTGGCACCCCCGCTTATCTCGGCATGAGCGCCGGACCGCTGGTCGAGGACGGCTTCGACGGCTGGATCGAGCGAGGCCTGCTGAACCCGCTGTCCGCGATGTTCCGCGAAGGCAACGTGCTGCTCTACGAGCAGCCGGAGCTGGTCGACGAGACGCTGTACTTCTCGGTCCTGAACGCGATCGCGGGCGGTGCCTGCCGACGCAGTGAGATCGCGGGCAGGCTCGGTCGGCCCGACAGCTCGCTGAGCCATGCGCTGGCCGTGCTGGAGGAGGTGCGGCTGGTCGAGCGGGTTGAAGACGCGCTGGTCGCCAAGCGTCCGGTCTACCGGATCGCCGAGCCGCTCATCCGCTTCCACCAACTGGTGATCCGGCCGCGTGAGGCGGCGATCGCGGGACTCGGCGGCGACCGGGTCTGGCCGACAGTCCAGGACACCGTGGACGCGAAGATATACGGGCCGCACTTCGAGCAGCTCTGCCGGGAGTGGACGCTGATCTACGCGTCCGATGCCAGTCGGGGAGGCTTCGTCAACCAGGTGCGATCGGCCACGGTGGCCTGCCGCGAGCACCGTCAGGGACATGAGATCGACGTCGTCGCGCTCAGCGAGAACTCGTACGAGCCGACCGTGATCAGGGCCATCGGCGAGGCGAAGTCGGGCGGGCAGCCGGTCGGCACGGGTGAGCTGGAACGACTGGTCCACCTGCGCGAACTGCTGCCTTCGGCCAAGGCCGCCGATCCGGTCAGGCTGCTGCTGTTCGCCCGCTCCGGGTTCACGCCCGACCTCACACGACTT